From the genome of Streptomyces spinoverrucosus:
AGCAGATCCTTGAGCGCACCAAGGCGGACGCCGTGGTCGGCTTCGGCGGCTATGTGGCGCTGCCCGGCTATCTGGCCGCCAAGCGGCTCGGTGTGCCGATCGTGATCCACGAGGCGAACGCCCGGCCCGGCCTCGCCAACAAGATCGGCTCCCGGTACGCCTCCCAGGTCGCCGTCTCCACCCCCGACAGCAAGCTGCGCGGCGCCCGCTACATCGGCATCCCGCTGCGCCGCTCCATCGCCACCCTCGACCGGGCCGCCGCCCGCCCCGAGGCCCGCGCGATGTTCGGCCTCGACCCCAACCTGCCGACCCTGCTGGTCACCGGCGGCTCGCAGGGCGCGCGCCGGCTCAACGAGGTGGTCCAGCAGGTCGCCCCGTGGCTGCAGCAGGCGGGGATCCAGATCCTGCACGCGGTCGGCCCGAAGAACGAACTGCCGCAGGTGCACCAGATGCCGGGGATGCCCCCCTACATCCCGGTAAGTTACCTGGACCGGATGGACCTCGCGTACGCCGCGGCCGACATGATGCTCTGCCGCGCGGGCGCGATGACCGTCGCCGAACTCTCCGCCGTCGGACTCCCGGCCGCCTACGTCCCGCTGCCCATCGGCAACGGCGAACAGCGGCTGAACGCCCAGCCGGTGGTCAAGGCCGGTGGCGGACTGCTGGTCGACGACGCGGAACTCACCCCTGAGTGGGTGCAGCAGAACGTCCTGCCCGTGCTCGCCGACCCGCACCGGCTGTACGAGATGTCCCGCGCCGCCGGTGAGTTCGGCCGCCGGGACGCCGACGAACTCCTCGTCGGCATGGTGTACGAGGCGATCGCCGCCAACCGTGCACACCGTTAGGCACGTTTGAACGGAAGGCAGGGAGCGTGGCCGGACCGACCACCGCCGAGCGCGGTGCACAGCAGGAGTCGTCCGGCCCGCCCCGCGCCCGGCGGTTGAGGCCGCCCAGGCTTCGTACGATCATCATCCTTGCGATTGTCCTG
Proteins encoded in this window:
- the murG gene encoding undecaprenyldiphospho-muramoylpentapeptide beta-N-acetylglucosaminyltransferase produces the protein MHVVLAGGGTAGHIEPALALADALRRQDPTVGITALGTERGLETRLVPERGYELALIPAVPLPRKPTPELITVPGRLRGTIKAAEQILERTKADAVVGFGGYVALPGYLAAKRLGVPIVIHEANARPGLANKIGSRYASQVAVSTPDSKLRGARYIGIPLRRSIATLDRAAARPEARAMFGLDPNLPTLLVTGGSQGARRLNEVVQQVAPWLQQAGIQILHAVGPKNELPQVHQMPGMPPYIPVSYLDRMDLAYAAADMMLCRAGAMTVAELSAVGLPAAYVPLPIGNGEQRLNAQPVVKAGGGLLVDDAELTPEWVQQNVLPVLADPHRLYEMSRAAGEFGRRDADELLVGMVYEAIAANRAHR